The window GGCGATGTAAAGCGAGTTTGTGATTACGGTAATCCCAGTTATTTTTGCCAACTCTTCCGCCAGTATCGAGGTGGTGCTGCCGGCATCAATAAACAAAGTCTGGCCGCTTTTAATTCGCGAAACGACTGCTTTTGCAATGGCTCTTTTTTCTTTCCTCTGTTCGTAATTTCGTAATGTTATCGGTGGCTCGTGCTCTGGGTCCAGAGCGATTGCACCGCCTCTTATTTTTTTTAATTCGCCAAGTTGTTCCATTTCAGAAAAATCTCTTCTGATGGTTTCTCTTGATGCATCCAAATCTTCAGCAGCTCTTTTTATGGTGACTCTGCCATAGGTTTGCAAAAGGGTTCGTATTTTCTGGAATCGCTCTTCTTTCCACATATATCCTGTACCGTTAATTCCTTTGTGAGAAGTATCGGATGTTATTAGCCGACACTTGTGTTACAAATATGTAACAAATTAGTTAACGAGTTTCCTGTGTTTGCTTTAATAAAATAATTACACAATTATGAAAAAAAAGATAGACAAAAAACCACAAAAGTGCAAATGTGGTCAAAACGCCACATGCGAAGTGAACCAAAATCCAATGAAAAGTAAACACGAATGGAGGGTTAGATGAAGAGTTTCAGTATCAAGAGTGTGAGAAGGTTGACCACAGGTGCGCTTGTGGGCCTGGCATTTTGCACTCAGGTTCAGGCCGGAGAAATTACAGTCTACAGCGCCTTGGAAGAAGACGAGATCGCTGATTATCTGGCAGTTGCAAAGAAGTCACTTCCGGACATCGAGATAAATGTCATGCGTCTTTCAACAGGTGATCTCGGGGCGAGGATAATTGCCGAGTCTGAAAATCCACAAGCGGATGTGATCTGGGGTTTTGCAGTCACAAACATGGCGGATAAACAAATAGTATCGCAGCTCGAACCCTATAAGGCTGCAAATTCAGAATCTCTGCCGGCCCAATATCGGGCTGAAGACGATTCCTGGTTCGCAGCCACTGGATACATGGGGGCTCTCTGCGTTAATACTGCTGTTTTGGAGTCTAAAAATCTTCCAATGCCCAAGTCGTGGTCTGATTTGACCAACCCGGTTTACAAGGGTGAGGTTGTCATGCCAAACCCTGCATCATCGGGTACCGGCTATCTTCAAGTAGCGGCAATCATCCAGGGGGCAGGCCAGGAGGACGGCTGGAAACTCATTGATGATATGGATGAGAATATGGCCCAGTACACATCATCCGGCTCCAAACCATGCAAGATGGCACGAGCCGGCGAGTATGCAATCGGTGCTTCCCTTTCATTTGTGGCAATGAAATCGGTGGAAATGGGGTACCCCGTTTTGATGGTGCTCCCTTCCGACTGGGCCGGTTACGAACTCGAGGCTTCAGGTCTTTTGGCCGGGTCGAAGAACAAGGAAGACGCTAAAAAGTTCCTCGACTGGACCCTTTCACAAGAAGCTGCCGAGGTATACGCCAAGTACAAGGCAATCATAACCATTCCTGGGACAAAACCTTCAGCAATGGCTGCTGCGGCAGGTCTCCCTGAAAACCTCTCAGAAGTTCTCTATCCTGTAGATTTTGCCAAGTCTGCTGTGGAAAGGCCTGAAATATTGAAAAAGTGGAACGCAACCGTAGCGAAGTGATTCCTTGCAGGAAGTAATCAATATCTAAAACAATGCACCTTGAGTCCGGTAAAATTTAAGTAATGAAACTGTCAATTAAAAATCTGTATAAAACGTTCAACGGCTTTGTCGCGTTAGATCGTATTAACATGGAAGTTGGTGAGAATGAGTTCGTCTGCCTTTTAGGGCCGAGCGGTTGCGGTAAAACCACGCTGCTGAGAATCATTGCCGGACTGCTTGATTTTGACGGCGGAAGCATGAATCTTGGCGATAAGGATCTTGTTGAAATTGCAGCCCGTGATAGAGGTTTCGGTCTTGTCTTTCAATCATACTCACTTTTTCCAAACATGACGGTGAAAGAAAATGTGGGATATGGGCTTAAGGTGCAAAAAATTGATAAGAAAGAAATTGATGAGAGGGTAGAAACGCTCCTTGAACTCATTAAATTACCGGATCTTGCCGGTCGATACCCGCATCAGCTATCCGGCGGTCAGCAACAGCGTGTGGCCATTGCACGCGCTCTGGCTGTAGAACCTTCTTTGCTGCTTCTTGATGAACCTCTTTCAGCTCTTGACGCCAGGGTGCGTGCAGAGATGCGTTTTGAGATTCGTGAAATGCAGCAGCGTCTCGGGATACCGACAATCATGGTTACCCATGACCAGGAAGAGGCGTTGACCATGGCAGATAAAATTATCTGCATGAAGGACGGCCGCATTGAGCAGATTGGTACTCCCCGGGAGTTATATGCTGAGCCGGCAACTCGATTTGTCGCAGATTTTGTCGGGGTAAGCAATATTTTTCCGGCCTCCTGGATTCGTAAAAACATACCTCAAATGGAGGAGACGAGACCTGAGGGAAGAGACGATGCCTTTGAATTTTCTGTTCGCCCGGAGCAGTTGATTATAGACGCCAAGGAGGGTGGGGCTGAGGTGAAGGATTTGCAGTTCCTCGGCAATTTGAGCAGGGTCACCCTGGACTGGCATGGCGAAGATGTGGTTGTCGAGATGCAGGGTTACCCGGACTTTACTGAGGGAGCTTCAGTTGAGGTTTCGGTAGCCGATGGCTGCGGCAGGTGGGTGAAGGTATGAGCAGTGTAACGGCAAAACCATGGTTAAAAAGAAGTCAGGTGGTTGGAGACAGGTTGCTGGTGACTTCAGCGGTCGCCTTTCCCCTGATCGGCTTGTGTATTTTCTTCTGCTACCCCATGTTGCTGGTGGCTGGGAAAAGTTTTCAACTTGCCGACGGAACCTATGGCATAGCAAACTATATCAACGTTCTCAAGTCGCCAGGTGTTGTAAAAGCCGCCTTCAATAGTCTGGTTCTCAGTACCTGCACCACTGCATTTTGCCTGGTTTTGGGTTTTTCCGTCGCTTTTGCCCTGCAGCGGTCAGGTATTGGAGGGAAACGGTATTTGAAAGGAGCCTTATCACTGCCATTGCTTGCCCCGTCACTTGTTCAGGCCTTAGGCCTTCTGTTTCTACTTGGACGAAATGGTTTGGTACACAAGTGGACAGGGTGGGACATTGAAATATATGGTTTCTGGGGGCTGCTCATCGCAAACATTTTATACGGCTTACCCCAGGCGATACTGATAATCGAGGCTGCCCTGCGTCAATCTGACGCAAGGTATTATGAAGCTGCCGAGATTCTAGGAGCTTCCAAGTGGAAACAGTTTTTCGATATCACCCTTCCAAATGCAAAATTCGGCCTACTCAGCGCCGGCTTTGTGGTCTTTACCGTCACCATAACGGATTTTGGTAACGCAGCTGTGATCGGCGGCAACTACAAAGTGCTGGCTACAGAGATTTACAGCCAGGTGGTGGGGCAGATGAATTTTGGAATGGGTGCCGTGATTGGTATTATCCTTCTTTTGCCTACCTTGGTTGCTGTCTATATAGAGAGGGTTGCCTCTCAAAAACAATTTGGCGGCTCCTCTGAAAGTGCCATACCTGTATCGGCAGAATTTTACCCAAAACGAGATTTACCCCTTGGAGTGTTTGTGCACACCATCGGATCGATAGCTGTGCTTGTTGTGATTACGGTGATCATAGCCAGCTTTATAAAGCTGTGGCCTTACCGTATGGACTTTACCCTTGCTAACTATAACATAACACTTAGCGGCGGTTATGCACCGCTTTGGACATCTTTGCTGGTTTCCGTTGAGGCGGCAGTTCTTGGAGTTGTTTTCCTGTTTGCTCTGGCCTTCAGCATGAAAAGAATACCGCCAAAACTTGCCAAGCTCGTCTATCTGCTGGCTGTTCTGCCAGTTGGCGTTCCGGGTCTGGTATTTGGTATCTCATATGTACTTGCCTTTAATGTGAGCGATAATATGCTGGGGATGCTGTATGGCAGCAGTTTCCTTATCGCTCTCTGTAATTTTTATCACTACCATTCACAGGGTTTTCTCACCATGGTAACAGGAGTGCGTGCGGTGCCTCCTTCTTTAGAGGAGACGGTCTCTTGTTTTGGAGGTGGAAATTTACGAATTCTTCGAGATGCTGTTTTGCCATTTATGGGGCCAACCATAATATCCGTGTTCTTTTTTATCTTCATGCGATCCATGGTAACTCTTTCAGCTGTTATCTTTCTTATCTCATCAAAAGTAAGTGTAGCCTCAGTCTCTGTGATGAGGCTCGACGAGGCTGGGTTTACATCCCAGGCGGCAGCCTTTTCAACCTGCATCATGCTTACGGTGATCTTGGCGATGGGCCTGATGAACACTCTTATTCACCTCTATTCAAAAAATGGATCCAGGCAAGAGCAAAACAGCAATCAGCAGGAGGAACAGAAGAGTGGTTTTGCAAGGATGTACGATCGAACATACTGCTGGACAAATGCGTAACCTTTGGATTCGAAGTCTTGCTACGTGCCAGGAATGCAGTCACTGAATAACTCGATATCGCATGCAGGGTCCGTTTCTGAAGATCAATGGAGAAAAAAATCTTATCGTTTATTTCCAACTTGTTAGTATTGCGTAAACTCGATTTTCTTTTCATTATAGTTACTACTGCGAGCCTGCAAAGGCACAGGTTATAGCAACTGTAGAGGCTATTATTGGCAATGTTAACCATTTAAGAAATTCTGAAAGTTTACACTATTCTTGTGCAGGTAGGATTTTGCCTAGTTGATAGATGGCGGCACGCCGAGATAGAGATGCCTCAGAAGAGAAACAGGAAACATCTCTACCGTTTACTGAACGAAATTGACTATGATTGCCAATTATAACCTTTGACTACTATACGGCTTTTACCAAGTAAGAAATCAGTGGTACCGTCAGGAAGGCTCGTACCTCCCCGACGATCCTAATCCAGCCGTTGCCTCAACCGTTACTGGATATGCTATTTTCGTTCAGCAAGCTTCTGTTTGATTTTCTTTCTCATTTCCTCTTGAGCGTTTTTATAATCATTGAATTGATCCTGGCTCAAAACCTGCTCAATTTTCTTATATTTTTCAGCGAGAAGCGATTTGATAGCACGAAATTTTTTACGCCTCGATTTACCGCTGTTTTGTAGAGTTTGTATTTCTTCGGCATAGTAGAGATTGATCATTCCAACCTCTGCGGTTTTCTGATCACTGAGTTGCAAAAACTCACTCATCATTTCCGTTTGCATCTGTGCTCGCTCAGTTGGAGAGGAATCGGCAAACGTCCCTCCCGCACCAGATTGAGCCAAACAGGGAGTGGTGACCAGCAATGAAAAAAATATCAACATCATCACTATTGGATTTAAGAACGAGTGTGTGGTTTTGTAATTGTTCATTGTAATTCTCTTTATTCTGAAAGTGGGGTATCCACTTCACTGGCCTAATTGTTTTAGCATGAATAGAAAGTCCAATGTTAGCAACAGGTTGCTGAAACAATAAGTATTGCAGTAATTGATAAAGTAGTTGCCTTGTAAAGATTCAGAGAATCACAACTGCTTGAAAAAAAGGCATTTTCGGCTGTGAAACTTATGGTAAGAAATCAAGGCCAGTGAAATGGATACCCCCTTTCTGAAATATTGAAAGTATCGTTTTCTATTCTACTGCGTAGTTTTTTCCCACCCAGAATCTGGCGAATAAACAACTTCGTGTTGCTGAATAGTGCCGTCGGCTGAAGTAGTAGTAATCGTTTTGTTTCCTGAGAGATTTCCACCCTCATCACGTATAAACGATCCTTCTCCCTCAACTGTCGTTCCATTCTTCCCAGTGTAGGACGATTGAGAATCACGGACTATACTTCCATCCGCATTGACTGTTGTCTGCTTGTTCTTGCCGCCACTACTTCCGCCCGCTCCATGGAAAGCCTTTGTTTTCTCATAGGTGGCATTTCCATACTGATCCGTTGTGGCTGTTTTTCTTTTCATCCGTCCATTACCTGACCCATCTGAAATTCTTCTACTTTTAACAGCGGTAGCTGATCCGTCATCATCATAGAAAGAACGCCCTCGCGATACCGCTCGTTGACCGGTATCACTGACAATGGCTGATCGTTTTCCTGCATAGACATCAGAACCATTACCGGCAACGGTACGCCGTTTTCTTAAAGAACCCGCTTCCGCATCCATGTGATATAATTCAAAAACACTTGTTGCCAGAATGGAAAGAGCTATACAGATAATAGTGGTAAACTTCATTCTTCTCATAATGGTGAACTCCTCTTAGTTATAGAGTGATAACCGTCACACCTGATCTTGCTGTAGACCAGGAAAATGCTGCATAACCCTTGATTCAATGATCGATCGCACTACAGTGCGCAATGCAGTTGCTTTTACCCGCTGCTCCGGTGTCAATACCGAGCCGATTTTTGCTTTCAACTCTTGCCTGATCACAATCAGATCATTAATAAGTTCCGATTGCTGTTGGGCCGAGTCCAAAACAAATTCTGGGTTATAATCTCCAGCCTCATGCATAACTCGTAATTCCTGGCGGAATGCACGAACTTGTTGTACCAACTCCTGAATCGTTTCTTTTTCTGATGAAACAATTCCACGAATCTCTGCAATCTGCTCTTCGGTGAGATTAAGATACTCTTCAAGCCTCTCAAAAGATCGGTAAGTACCAGATGCATGAGTTGTATTGGTAGGTACCGATGATTCGATTACCTCGGGTAGTACATTTTCATTTGCCTGGCAGCAGATGGGAAAAATGAGTGTCGCAGAGAGCAGAACGGTACATATACGTTTTTTCGTTATCATGTTTTACTCCTTAAATTGTTGTGTATACTTCTTGTTAATGTGGAAAATATCAGCTGATGTATGTGACAAGCATAGAGGTTTTTTCCAACAAACCCCAGTTAAGTAAAATTAAGAAATTGGTGTACTCCGGTGCCTGAAATTTACATTTCTTAACATTCAAAAAATGAAATGGTGTGGTACTTAATGTTTTTACAGCTGTGTGCCTGTTTCCTGCGCTCTCAACATGCTGTGATACGATAGAAAAAGTCTTTAAGGCAAGATGATGGATACTACAAAAATTCTAATTATCGATGATGATACTGAGCTCTGTGAACTATTGGATGAATACCTCAGTGATGATGGATTTGAGATCGAGATGGTGCATAACGGAGAGGATGGCTGTCGGAAAGTGACAGAAGAATCCTTTTCTTTAATAATCCTCGACGTCATGTTGCCGGATATCAATGGGCTTGAAGTTCTGAAGATAATCAGAAGAAATTCTGAAATTCCAATCATCATGCTCACTGCACGAGGGGAAGAGGTGGACCGAATCATCGGCCTGGAAGTTGGGGCGGATGATTACCTTCCAAAGCCGTTTAACCCGAGAGAACTTCTGGCTAGAACTCGATCGATTTTGCGCAGATCGGCTACTGAAAATGTTGAAAAAGCTGATACGAAACGAGTGGTCTTGTCTCTGGCTGATTCAATAACAATGGATTTAACACGAAGAACCGTACATGCATTCGAACAGGAGATTAACCTTACTTCCTTAGAGTTCAAACTGTTGGAACGGCTGGTTTCAGCAGAAGGCGATATTGTTGATAGAGATGAGCTTTACCGGTCCGTTCTGGATCGCGAGCAGTCCCCGCTAGATCGAAGTCTTGATGTACATTTAAGTAATCTTCGCAGAAAGCTGAAACAGGCAGTCGGAAAATCAAAGCTAATTGTGTCTGTACGAGGTGAAGGGTATCTCTTTGCGGAAACAATACGGCCAATTTAGTTCTATGAAATCAATTTATTGGAAAATATTTTTATGGTTCTGGCTTTCGATGATGGGAGTCGGAATACTCTTTGTCTCTTCTTCATTTTTTCTTGAATCAGATTCTCTTTTATCGAAAGGAAGAGAGAATGCTTTGCGTTCCCTGGATCGAGTTGGAAATTTGAGTGTCACCCTGTTTGAACAGAACAAAATTAGAGCGCTCGACAGACTGGCAAGCAGAGTTGAAGAGACTAACGGTTTTGTCCTGTATCTGTTTTCAGGAGACGGTCAACATCTCTATGGCGACCGTCTCCCCCAAAATGCAAACAGGATCATTAACCGGGTTCTGGATAAGGAAGGACCAGCATTTTTAGTTTTTGGCAGTAGGCCGCTAGTGGCAAAACCGATTACTTCGAACAATGACAAACAGTTTATAATTGCTGCTGCATTACCCAAACGGTGGATAAATGAACCTCTCAATCCTTCGTACTACAGTAGTGTAAGGTTATGGATAACCATCGTGACATCAGCCGTTGTTTGTCTGATCCTTGCCAAACATATTTCCAAGCCTATTACGATCCTGACCAAATCAACCCGGAAGTTTGCAGGTGGTAAATTTGACGAACGGGTTCTTCCCTTAATCGGAAGAAGGCGGGATGAGTTCTATGACCTGGCCGCAGGATTCGACGAAATGGCAGGGAGAACTGAAAAGCTTATATCATCAAGAGAAGAGCTGTTGAGAAATATATCCCATGAACTGCGATCTCCTTTAAGCCGCATGACCCTTGCTCTGGATCTGGCGAGGAAAAAGGGTACTCCTGAGGTTGAAACAGCTCTGCAGCGAGTAGATAAAGAAATTGTAAAGATGAATTATCTGATAGGCCAGGTAATTACCCTCTCACAGATCGAAGCTATTCATTCCCCTGTTAAGCAAGACCCTATAGATCTTGAAGAACTCATTCAAAAAATACAAAAAGATGCTGAATTGGAAGCGTCCAGTCGTAACTGTTTCGTAGAAGTTACTAAAACAGAAAAAATTAGTATAGCGGGAGATTATGACCTCATCTACAGCGCAGTGGAAAATCTTGTCAGGAATGCGATACGGTTTACAAATGAAAGCACAGCTGTTGAAATAAGCCTCAAAACGGAACCGCTTCTTGCTGAGAAAAAAGCTGTAATCGCAATAAGGGATCATGGCCCTGGTGTTAATGATAACGATCTGGATAAGTTGTTTTTACCATTTTTCCAGGCAGGAACAGAGCTGCGGACGACGAAGCGGAACAGCGGACTTGGGCTGGCTATAACCTTAGGGGCTGTCGAGCAGCATGGTGGTAAAGTTACGGCCAGAAATAAGGATGATGGCGGGCTTGAGGTGTCAATCACTCTTCCTTATATAGGTGAGCATAAAGATTGACAGAATAGGTTTATCAATAGTTGCGCTCTGGCAGTCCTTGAATTCACAACAAAACATGCTGCAATTATTGATAAACCTTGAGAACTGAACTGCGGGGGAGTTGTGGCCGGAAACGTTATGCTATGGGGATTAATTGCGGTTCCTGATTACTGTTTATCGGTCGTGGTGCAAGATTGAGAAGCGGGTCTTTCGAGCATAGCCGGCGAAACTGGTCTTTGATGACGCTGGTTTTGCGACAAAATGTATATTTTTTCATGGCACCCACGTATTTGCTCGCAATTTTCACCTGTGCAAGATGCAGCTATCCTGTTGAATCCAACATCGGTATATCTGGAAATTAGATAAATCCTGATACAGAAACCTGATCAGGAGCTATCATCATAAGCCAGGTCGGTAATCGGCCTGAGATAGACCAGCTTTCCCTTGCCGCACTGCGGGCAGCAGCAGATGTCGATGCCGGTCAAGCGCAGCATCATCTCCTGAACGGTCTCCACTGTTTTCTGTGTATATTTGACGTCTGAACCGATCAGGGTGCGGATTAAAGCGATGCAGGTTTTCTTGTTAGCATGAGCCAGGAAGCCGTAATAGCGGATTTTGGTAAAGCCGCTCGGCAGCACGTGCAGGAGAAATCGCCTGATAAATTCTTCAGCACTGAGGGTAAGTTCTTTTTCCTTATTGTCGTCGCTGCGGTCCCGATACCTGAAGCTAACCTTGCCATCATCGATAGCAATGATCCGGTTGTTGGTTATTGCCACCCGGTGGGTATAGCGACCGAGATATTCGAGTACCTGTTCCGGTCCACCAAAGGGCTGTTTGGCATAAGTGATCCACTGCTTGCCACGCAACGTTTCTATGAACGTCAGGAACTGTTTTTTCTCTTGCAGCCCTGCAACCTTGCCAGGGAAAGAAAGGAGGTTTTTCTTATGTGCCCTTTCTAGCTTGTCCAGATAGCGTTTTTTGAGCTCCTTCGCCAATGACTGAACCCGGAATAAATATTTTCTTCTGGTGCCGGTCCAGCTTGTACGATCAAATGAAAGAACTCCTGCCGGGATGATGCAGTGCAGGTGGTAGTGGTCCATGAGTTTCTGATTCCATGTGTGAAGCACGGAAATGAAGCCGAGTTGGCCCCCAAGGCGCCACTGCGGATCACGGGCGAAGACCTGCAATGTTTCTTTGACTGCGGTAAACAGCAGAGTCAGCATAATGTGTTTATTGCCCATAACCAGGGGGTTGAGCTCATGCGGCAAAGTGAAAACGTTGTGAAAATAGGGGCAAGGCAGCAGTTCTGTCCTTCTGTCACTGAGCCATTTCTCCTTGACCATGGTCTGGCATTTCGGACAGTGTCTGTCCCGGCAGGAGTTATATGCGTTGCGGCTATAACCGCAATGATTACAGGCTTCGACATGGCCTCCAAGGGCAGCGGTCCGACATCTTTCGATGCGTCTCATGACCTTATATTGCTGCGATCCCACCACATGCATATCCCGGTATTTCTTACCATATCTGCGAAAGATATCGGCAATCTCCGGTGTGTTGCCATTATCTTTCATCTGCTCCCTCCTTCGTCTCGTCCAGCAGATCAAGCGGACTCTTGAGTTGGACATACCTGGCTGGAACCAGATGCAGATAGATCGTCGTTGTTTCTATGTTGCTGTGGCCGAGCAGTTGGCTGATGGTATAAAGGTCGTAGCCTTTATAGAGGAGGTGGGTGGCAAAGCTGTGTCTGAGAGTATGGAGACTGCATTCCCTGGTTAAGCCGATTTTTTTTTAGCTGCGTAGAGCATCATCGAGACGGAAGCACTTCTGATATGGGTTCCGGGCTTCTGGCCGGGAAACAACCACAGCTTGGGCTTGTACTCCTGCCAATAGGCCCGCAGTTCAGGGAGCAACTGTCTGGACAGAACCGTATAGCGATCCTTGCGTCCCTTGCCCTGTTGGACCCTGATTACCATCCTGGACGGATCGCTTTCAATATGCTCCGGCTTGAGGCGAATAGCTTCCCCGACTCTAAGCCCTGCGCTGTAGATGGTCTTGAGCAGAACCCGGTGTTTAAGGTTATCAATGCAGCCCAGAAGACGGCCTACTTCTTCCATTGACAGTACGGCCGGTAGTTTCTTGCTCCGTGGTTTCGGCGGCAGGCCAAAGCGGTCATCAACCTCCCGGTCGCAAATATGACGGTAGAAATAGGTGATGCCTGAGAGATAGGTCTTGCATGAACTCCATGCCAGTTTTTTCTCCAGCAGCAGATGGCGGAAATAGCCCCGCACCTGGTCATTGCTCAGCTTCTCCGGGGACTGATTGTAGTACTTTGCCAGGCATCTGACCCCACTGATGTACCCACGCTGGGTCTCATGGGTGAGACCGTGAAAATTCATGTGTTCGACGAACTCGTCTCGGATCGGACTACTCATGACGCACCTCCTTGGTTGAGTTGATAAGGACGCTACTACAGTATCTTATCAATCAAGGAAGTAATGGTAGAAATGAATTTCATGCTGGAAGAGGTGGGACAAAAGGGAGGCTGGTTGGTCGGTTTTTCCGCGTAGCGGTTCAGTTCTCCTTGATAAGCTCAAAGGCTATGTCATTTGGCTCTGCTTGACCTTCTTCCTGTTAAGGCAAAGCTCAGATCAACATTTACACCAAGCTCCATGCGCCAAAGCCGTTGGTCAAATTTTGCCAACAAACATAACCCCCAATTTCAAGGCCTGGCCCCAATCTTTCCTTGAAGGGAGGATGCTAATGACTTCTCAGGTTGACAATATTTTTACAAAGCAGTTATATTTTGTTCATGTCTGAATATATCGTAAAAACTTGCCCTAAATGTGACCAGCAGCTGCGCTTCCCCAAACGCATAGGAGGAGTGCTTATGGCATGTCCATCGTGCAAAACAAAATTCGCTTCTGACTTCAAGATTGGAAGTACGAATAAGATCGAGTCTCGCGGGACTTTGACTGCAATATTTGAAATACCCTCAACACTCCTCGAGCGGATTCTTCGATTTTTCGTTTCCCGATAGCCCATGCGGGGCAGGTCTGCCCTTTCTTCTAATGTTGAATCATGAACGGGGGAGGTTCTGTATGACCTCTTCTGTGATGCTGAGGATGCGAACCCGAAAATTCAGATGAATTGGCGAGATATTACATCAATCGTGGTCCGTCTCCGATTGATTCTTGTTCGGATGCTGTTTCAAGCTCAGGGGTGTAACGTCCACAACTCTCAGAGTAAAAAATATGAACTCCTGCTTCTTATGACGACCCCGACGAAAAAGAGTAACAGACAGGCAAGCAGAATAAGATAGTCGAACATGACAAGTTTCGCTTTCTTCATTACAGTCCAGTTGTTTCGGCAGCCGAAGCCTCTATTAAGCAAGGCAATTGACAGGTGCTCAGCAAGGGATATCCCCTGAATTATGAGAGGGATCATAATAGCGATCCTGGCCTTTAAGCCTCTCAACCACTGCCCCGTTTCCATATCGACACCGCGCGCCCGTTGAGCATTAATTATCTGCTCTTTCTTGCGGTTGAGTTCAGGGATAAACCTGATCGCGGTGGTTATCACAAAACTGACAGAGGGTGGTAATCCGGTGGTATTGAAAAAATCTATAAAATCATCAAGCGAGGTGGTCTGTAAAAGGATTGAAGTCGAGAGGATCATGAGAGTAAGCCGACATAAAAAGCTCACCCCCAGCAGAAATCCTCCCCTGGTGGCGCAGACACTGTCACCAATACAGAACAGCACGCCATTATTTGCAGGATCAGTGAACCTGACCACAGAAAAAAATCCGCTACAAATTCCAAGCAGTATAAAAATCGGCAGTAAGGGAAGAAGTATTGCTGCCACTTT of the Desulfosediminicola ganghwensis genome contains:
- a CDS encoding response regulator translates to MMDTTKILIIDDDTELCELLDEYLSDDGFEIEMVHNGEDGCRKVTEESFSLIILDVMLPDINGLEVLKIIRRNSEIPIIMLTARGEEVDRIIGLEVGADDYLPKPFNPRELLARTRSILRRSATENVEKADTKRVVLSLADSITMDLTRRTVHAFEQEINLTSLEFKLLERLVSAEGDIVDRDELYRSVLDREQSPLDRSLDVHLSNLRRKLKQAVGKSKLIVSVRGEGYLFAETIRPI
- a CDS encoding Spy/CpxP family protein refolding chaperone translates to MITKKRICTVLLSATLIFPICCQANENVLPEVIESSVPTNTTHASGTYRSFERLEEYLNLTEEQIAEIRGIVSSEKETIQELVQQVRAFRQELRVMHEAGDYNPEFVLDSAQQQSELINDLIVIRQELKAKIGSVLTPEQRVKATALRTVVRSIIESRVMQHFPGLQQDQV
- a CDS encoding ABC transporter substrate-binding protein, with the protein product MKSFSIKSVRRLTTGALVGLAFCTQVQAGEITVYSALEEDEIADYLAVAKKSLPDIEINVMRLSTGDLGARIIAESENPQADVIWGFAVTNMADKQIVSQLEPYKAANSESLPAQYRAEDDSWFAATGYMGALCVNTAVLESKNLPMPKSWSDLTNPVYKGEVVMPNPASSGTGYLQVAAIIQGAGQEDGWKLIDDMDENMAQYTSSGSKPCKMARAGEYAIGASLSFVAMKSVEMGYPVLMVLPSDWAGYELEASGLLAGSKNKEDAKKFLDWTLSQEAAEVYAKYKAIITIPGTKPSAMAAAAGLPENLSEVLYPVDFAKSAVERPEILKKWNATVAK
- a CDS encoding ABC transporter permease subunit gives rise to the protein MSSVTAKPWLKRSQVVGDRLLVTSAVAFPLIGLCIFFCYPMLLVAGKSFQLADGTYGIANYINVLKSPGVVKAAFNSLVLSTCTTAFCLVLGFSVAFALQRSGIGGKRYLKGALSLPLLAPSLVQALGLLFLLGRNGLVHKWTGWDIEIYGFWGLLIANILYGLPQAILIIEAALRQSDARYYEAAEILGASKWKQFFDITLPNAKFGLLSAGFVVFTVTITDFGNAAVIGGNYKVLATEIYSQVVGQMNFGMGAVIGIILLLPTLVAVYIERVASQKQFGGSSESAIPVSAEFYPKRDLPLGVFVHTIGSIAVLVVITVIIASFIKLWPYRMDFTLANYNITLSGGYAPLWTSLLVSVEAAVLGVVFLFALAFSMKRIPPKLAKLVYLLAVLPVGVPGLVFGISYVLAFNVSDNMLGMLYGSSFLIALCNFYHYHSQGFLTMVTGVRAVPPSLEETVSCFGGGNLRILRDAVLPFMGPTIISVFFFIFMRSMVTLSAVIFLISSKVSVASVSVMRLDEAGFTSQAAAFSTCIMLTVILAMGLMNTLIHLYSKNGSRQEQNSNQQEEQKSGFARMYDRTYCWTNA
- a CDS encoding ABC transporter ATP-binding protein, translating into MKLSIKNLYKTFNGFVALDRINMEVGENEFVCLLGPSGCGKTTLLRIIAGLLDFDGGSMNLGDKDLVEIAARDRGFGLVFQSYSLFPNMTVKENVGYGLKVQKIDKKEIDERVETLLELIKLPDLAGRYPHQLSGGQQQRVAIARALAVEPSLLLLDEPLSALDARVRAEMRFEIREMQQRLGIPTIMVTHDQEEALTMADKIICMKDGRIEQIGTPRELYAEPATRFVADFVGVSNIFPASWIRKNIPQMEETRPEGRDDAFEFSVRPEQLIIDAKEGGAEVKDLQFLGNLSRVTLDWHGEDVVVEMQGYPDFTEGASVEVSVADGCGRWVKV
- a CDS encoding sensor histidine kinase; its protein translation is MKSIYWKIFLWFWLSMMGVGILFVSSSFFLESDSLLSKGRENALRSLDRVGNLSVTLFEQNKIRALDRLASRVEETNGFVLYLFSGDGQHLYGDRLPQNANRIINRVLDKEGPAFLVFGSRPLVAKPITSNNDKQFIIAAALPKRWINEPLNPSYYSSVRLWITIVTSAVVCLILAKHISKPITILTKSTRKFAGGKFDERVLPLIGRRRDEFYDLAAGFDEMAGRTEKLISSREELLRNISHELRSPLSRMTLALDLARKKGTPEVETALQRVDKEIVKMNYLIGQVITLSQIEAIHSPVKQDPIDLEELIQKIQKDAELEASSRNCFVEVTKTEKISIAGDYDLIYSAVENLVRNAIRFTNESTAVEISLKTEPLLAEKKAVIAIRDHGPGVNDNDLDKLFLPFFQAGTELRTTKRNSGLGLAITLGAVEQHGGKVTARNKDDGGLEVSITLPYIGEHKD
- a CDS encoding IS91 family transposase translates to MKDNGNTPEIADIFRRYGKKYRDMHVVGSQQYKVMRRIERCRTAALGGHVEACNHCGYSRNAYNSCRDRHCPKCQTMVKEKWLSDRRTELLPCPYFHNVFTLPHELNPLVMGNKHIMLTLLFTAVKETLQVFARDPQWRLGGQLGFISVLHTWNQKLMDHYHLHCIIPAGVLSFDRTSWTGTRRKYLFRVQSLAKELKKRYLDKLERAHKKNLLSFPGKVAGLQEKKQFLTFIETLRGKQWITYAKQPFGGPEQVLEYLGRYTHRVAITNNRIIAIDDGKVSFRYRDRSDDNKEKELTLSAEEFIRRFLLHVLPSGFTKIRYYGFLAHANKKTCIALIRTLIGSDVKYTQKTVETVQEMMLRLTGIDICCCPQCGKGKLVYLRPITDLAYDDSS